The genomic DNA TAAATAATGACTGCGATGTGCATGACATCATCCGTATCGTTTTATTAGCACGAATGATGACAGAAGTCTCGGCTTGGAGACAGGAGGGGGGAATCCACCAAGATCTCTTCGGCGTCTCCTCCTCTATGTACATACGGCCATCCTATTTTGCGCTATGAGCCTGGAGAAGGCCAAGCAGAACAAGCCCTGCTTCGAGTGTAGTGTAATTCATGATCAAACGAGATCCGGTCCCGGCtttgcttgttgttggtcttCTTGATATCAACAGATAGTGGCTAACACCCCCGCCATACGTTGGTCACTTGCTATCGCTTAGTGAGCTTTTTTGTGACATTGGATCGGCTACCAGTTCTAATCAGCCCCCATCATCTGACTGGGCATCGCCGGTTTCTTCGGCTAACACTTTCTTGGGCTGCCATCCTCGTGGCAGCTGTTATTTAATCGTTTCAAAAGCTCGATCTTGGAActtgaggttggaggtggggcTTATCGGATCCGTCCGACTCGATAACGTCAGGCCAAGGCCAATCGAGCTGTCACGCAACTGAAAAATCTGTGGAGCGTTGGATGGGGTCTTTTGAACGCGCAAAGGGGAGCACTtgcagagcggacgggacCCCCGTTGCCACGAGTGATACACGCAGGATGAAAATATCATCAAACGCGAATGTTGTTCGATATTGCCAGCAACAGgcgaaaaaaagaccaacgTTGATATTTGAAAAAGCAGCGGTTAACTCGTCCAATGTGGGGTAAAAAACGGACAGGGTCTCCCGCTCATCAAAAGATCTTATCCTCGTGAGCTGTCTGATAGCATCCCGTGCTGCGGGCTCTGTGCTCAGTTCACATCTCGCAGCTTGCAGGCCGCCCCCCATTCTTCCCGATCGCCCCTCGCCCAGCCCGCCGCAACCTCTCCAGTCTGCTTTCCGTCATCCTTTGTACCTGCACATATTTCGTCAGAACCGGGCATTGTCAAGATTTGCAGCCGACTCTCAGTTGCCATATTCCAGGCAAGGCAGGTTACACGACGCCGCCGTCAGCAAGTCAGCGGCCATACTCACCGTtccatcgccatcacctcATCGATAGATATCCCAAATCGCTGTTGAAACCCATCAGGGTGTGGTTGCTGAGAGACCTGGACCCCCAACCTAACCCCCTCACCGCTTCCTACCAGTAAAAGCACGCGACTTTGCATCTCTTCCTCtcaacaaaccacccaaGACCATTCGCTTTAGTCACGGCtcgcctccccaccaccggaGTGGTCCTTTGCGAAGCGCCCTTCCTTTTTGGGGACCCCCGCGATAAACAACCTGTCACCTTTAGGGGTCTTCTTGCCCAGCCCCCTGttgcccaacatcatcaacctccatccATCTCAGCGCTGTCGCTGTTGTGCTGTGTGTTCACAGTCATCTTTCGGTGTTCAAAATGGCATTCCACCAGCCTACGCGACAAGTTCAACAACCGCGGATTGCCCATGCCGAGTCTGAAGATGGGGGTTCTGCCATCCTCTCACCCCAGGCTCGCCTGGACACCAATGAACCCCATACATGGGTTTTGTTTACACCAGGTACTGATGCCGGAACCACAACCTCCTACCTGAGCTCTGTCCAAGATGATCAAATCACGCCCGGGAGATCCAGAACCAGCGATTTGGGAAGTCTTGACACCGCAGCGCGTTCCGACTTCAATTCGCAACCGAGCAACTCCGTAGTGCCATCTGTGGCTCTTGTAAACAGCATCGCAGAAGATGACGCCGAGCTTGACAGCCTCGACAGCCACCTCCCAGACTTCAGGACAGCGCATAGCCCATATCATCAACCAGACATCATCCATTCGACGCACATCTTCCCTGGTCACGATGGCCTGGGTTCGTTCCGATTCGAAGTGCCCGGTAATAGCGTACAGGCTCAGGAGCGCATGTATGCTTTTGAACAGTTCAACCCAAATCGCGTCATGCacaggagggagagcttTGACTTGGCTCGCCTTCAGCTGGAGAGTCAAGAGCCAAAAGAGGCGGAGCGAAATCAGAGAATAGAGGCGTGGCGGTTAGAACAGAGTCAGCTTTTGTTGGAGGATATCAAAAAGGAAACaaagaggcggaggagacagTCAGAGCTGTCGGCACAGAGGGCTCGGTTGGAGAAGGGCGTCTTGGAAGATGTGATCGCAAGGAGCGTTGCCGACGAGGAAGCCGAAGATATCAATCTTGCCGGTACAGAATGGCACGACCAGGATGAAGCATCAACGGACACCTCGAAGGGAGGATTGTGGAGTCGACTCACGCGCAAGGTGATCTGCGATATGATGGGCATTGATGACAAGCTGCTCGCCATTCTATTTGGGGAGGTGCTTCCGGATGAGGACGACATGAAAACTCCCAGGGGGTCTCCCAAGGACTCAGCTCACCCCGCATTTGCGAACAAGGAATCAGAGTCACGCGACGACTCGACATGGCAACTACACATGTTGGAACGGATTGCAAATGAGCTTGGTGGAATTGTCCATCAGATGTCGACACATCCTGGGGCCTTTTCCACTTACAGTCGTGTTCAACAGACGCCCCTTCCATACGCCGGGTTGCCCATGATACCAGAAGCGCCAGACAGCATTCAAAGGATGAACAGCAGCGCCGCTTCCATGCCGCAATTCAAGCCCACCATTGGACAATCGGCAGATGCTGGCGTTGCGCAGCCATTGAATGCCATCCCGTCCACGTCCTCAGACGCTACCCCTGATGTGGCCACCAGCAACGGCCAGACTTTTACGCAACAGGAGTGGGAGCAAGATCTTGATATCCGCCTCGTTTTCCGCTACCTACGGTCACGATTTACCTCGTCTcgcccatcatctcctccgttCACATCGGGAACATCGCATCTAGCCACCTCGAGCACCCAAGAGTTAGCGGCCAAGGCAGCCCGGATTCGACAGCACCATCCACTGGTATCCCACGCACATGCGAATTCacacggccaccaccggccccgtCCGGCGGAGCGACGCAGTTTCagatcaacaacgccggctAATCCCGTCACAATGAGACATGGTCCCGGTAGCTGTGCAAGCCAGAGCACGAGGCGATCTGCGAGGAGGAGTAGCATGTCTTCGAGGCAATCATCTCGGCATTTTTGGGACATTGGGGGCTCCATTGGGACTGGTAGTATCATTGCTAGCGCCGGGCCTATTATGGGAAGTTGGGGCGAGGTCTAAATGTATGGTCAACGGCTGGTTGGGGATGCATTTTCGGCGCACATCTctgtttcctttttcttctcggtATTTAGACCCTAGAAGGTCATATTTGGACATCATGTTGCAAGAAGCGGTCAATATATTCCTATCATAATGGAGCACACAACGGAAGCAGGGCGTATTGGTTACCGGGGGAGCATTTGTCACCCACCACTCATGAGCCAGAATCAGTTAGACATTTCGATGGTTTGAAATCCCAACAATTTTTTTTCATTCATGGATACAACTCCTCAGCCTCAATCGTCGCCCTGCGTTTCCAATGGATATAAACATGAGCGGCAAGTTAGCATTCATATAACGGCGATGCGAGTGTAAGCCTCGTTAATCAGATGTGAACGACCGGGTGACTGCCGAGCACAAGCTTTTGATCCACCGACGACATGGTACGTCCCATTCGCCGGAGAGATCAAGAGACCACTTGGGGTGGCTGGGCTGCAGGGCACCGAGAATCTAAAAGGGTgagaaaagaggagaagctcTCACAGAGGTACCAACCGCCCATTGCGACGCGGTCAACCGAGACAGGGATGCTAAGTGGTTTCTAACCAATGGTTGAGCTCCAACATCGCGACAGGTCGAAGCGAGCAAGGGGCCAGCAGCCAATTCGAGGACGGCCCGCTATGGATCTTCACCCCTCGACGCGTTTGTTCATAATGAGCATCCAATCGCCTCTTTTCTGCTTGTTTATTAATGTTGTAGTGAGGCACAACAAACGGGTCAAAAGTGGATCGAAACGGTATTCACGTTGAAAAGGGTTGCATAGTATATGCATGGCCGAGTCATCTGGCAGTGCTGGCTATCGCAGGTCGACATGGATGGAGCGAAATCGTGTGTTCCTGGGCTTCATCTCCTTCCTGGATGTGTTCGtgctcccccaccccgccttGCACCTTGCCCGATTCTCTGACCTGAACCTGAGTTTGCGACCTGCGACCTGCAACTTGCGTTTTGCGACTTGCGACATTGTGGTCCCAAGCTTCCCCAGTGCTGCCTACAACGCCtcactttttttctttgcttcGCCTTTGCTACCTGCCTGTTCGTGCACTGCGCGCCTTTTGGTCGGATCACCTGTTCACAGTTAGACTTCGAGAATCACTATCCGTACCTATATTAAATACCAGTTGGTTGCCGTTTGCTAGcccgtcttcttccccaccTCACCTTGTCGCCATGTCTGTGTAGGCTTGTCGCATTGTCGCAAAGCTGCGCAAGCACCTTGTGGCGTCTGAGGATGCCAATACGCCTGCTTGGGAAGCTGAGCTGCGGCGCCTGAAGCTATCCATCTCCCTCAGACAAGCTGACCAGGAACAGTATCATGTACTAAGCCCGCCGTGTCCTCGTCAAGTCGCGACCCAGCTTAGTCCTGGCGTTGGGTCGCACCGGAAACTTGCCCGACTTCTCGTCCTCTCCTGCAATCTACACTCTGCAACCTGCAATCTCGCCCATTTCCTTTCCCTCAGGAAGCCATCCGACCCAACTtgttccaccacccaaaaacTCACCGTGTGGAGGGTCAATCGCATTGGGAGATGATCTCCCGAGGCCCCAATGGCTGCGACTCCTTTCGATCCCTCTGTCCAGGGCAACTCTTTTGTATTTGACATCTACACCGATGGCCAAGCCTTGCGCGCGCCGGCGCCTGCTCCCGCGACTTTCCTCCCTGGCGGACCATGCAACTACACCGACCCATCTCTCCCGCGATGCGGTTGCCGCCGGTTCTGGAGCAATTCTGCTCTCGCCGCAACGGGTACCGTCGAGATTTGCATGTGCTCACATCATGCCTGCTTCCATGAGGATGCCCCTTCAGGTCAAACCCAGCAGACCCAGCTTGGCCCAACCCAGATCTTGCCTGTGGCTGGCGTCGTAGGCCAGGAGAACCAAAAGCCCAGGAGCCACCGGGAACCGCTGAGTCCCGTCCAGGAGCTAGTGAACTGGCCGATGCCCACCAGCTTTGGGGCATCGTTGGATCTAAACCTGCTGGACTTTCAAAATACGGAACCTAACCCAAGGATAGAGGCCACCACTCCACTGTCGATTGGACACCTTCAGCCGGCTCAGGACAGCCCAATGCCCGACACATTCAACCACTGGGGGGAGATAATCGAGACTCAGGCCGAGAACATTAGCCTCCGCGGGTTTCCAACACTTCCAACTCAGTGTCTGCTGACCCAAGGACCTCCATCGACAACTTCATCCAGCCAGGCCAGATATCTACGACCATTTGCTGGGAGGGGATTGCAGACGCTCAATGTGCTTAGAGAGGATGCCGTTTGCCCAGGACctaatgatgatgacccTACTCAGGAACATGATCCATTGTCCAGGCGCGAGCGGGAGGAGACACCCAAGGCGTCTTCGCATTCACAGGGCAAAACTCCAAAACCTGATGACAACAGCGCATATCAGAAACTCACCGAAACAGTCGAGTTACACGAACAGCGAATAGACAGACTCGAAAACACCTCCTTTTCTGTTGCCGGCCACGAAGAATGCTACGACAAGCACGACAACGTCGACATGCGAGTCACGGAACTGGAGTCACGGGTGGATGAAGTGGAAAAAATGCTGAACGACAATGGGAGCGTGGTGGGAAGCAGGCGACACACTCGGACTGATGCTATTGCCGACGATGCTACCGCCAGTGTGGTCTCTATAGCCACCAACACGACAATTTCCGCATCCAACCGGGTTGAGGTGTACAACCAGATCCAAAAGCTCCAGGCTCAAGTCAACCAGCTGCAAGCTGCCGCGCTGCCAACGTACGCCAAACCCTGGGAGCTTGAAGTCGTGTTTATGCCGTTCCCCCTGAAAGGCGTGTGGGTGCAGGCAAACGAGTTTCCTGCCCAACGCCGGTCTCtaggcggtgatggggagtggACGCAGATGCAAAACACGCTCAGCAGGGCAACACCAGATCCGCAGTCACCCAAATTTGCCGAATGGCCCGGTCAATCGCCAGAGTCAAACTGGTTGCTTCCAAGGGCGTTCGCGGCAGGAAGAATCATTGATCAGAGATTAAAGAGCCGCGGCCTCATCAAGACAGTTCTGGTTCGAGGAGCTGATGCCCGCAGTGTTCAGCTTGCCATTCACGATGCCTTCTCTGAAGTCCTCCGGGTATCTGCTCTCGTTGGAGTTCGATCAGATTATTCGCCAAACTCTCCGCTAAACGAGTTCATGGGTCTGAGACAAGCATGGGTTCCTCTGCGAAAGCTTCACAAGGACTCAAAACTACGATTTCTCACACCAGCTGAGATGGCAACACCAGCGCTGTGGGATTTCACCTTTCTGGTTTCGAGTGTCATCATGAAAGCCAGCGGTGTCCACCGTCTGTACATCACGCAACCCGAGGCATATCTCCAGGATCATCCCTTGGGCTATCATGCGATGGATGCTGGTTGGACATGGCAAAGGCTTCGCGAATTGAGTAGATTCTATCCCGACTCTCAAAGTACCACCGGCGATGTTCCCGAGGCCGATGCTATGGAAGAATGCTGGGCGTGGAATGATCGGGTGGATGAGCCTCCAAGTCACAACGCATCCGTCCTGAGCCTTCGCCACTCACACCTACAGCGTTTGTCTAGACGCTCCTCCACCGAGCCCTCGCAGCAGTTTTATACCGGTGTGCAGTCGCCCATACTCACCAACGGTCCGAGCTTCATCCGTGCAGGGTCTCCTCTTACTCAAAGAGAACGAAAGGGCTCTTGGCCGCCACAGTTTACTCGGGCTGGCTCAGtcccaccaccttccatACCTATACAGTCTGCGCAATCCGTGGCCCGACGACGTGTCTCGACCGTAGCGCCCTATGAGCGGCGCTCCTCCCCTCTGGTCACTCGTCCAACCCCACGGATCACTACTGTTCAGACGTCTGGCGTATCAGCTAAGAAGCGACGACTGGGCACCCGCTCGCCGAGTCTCGTCCCGCGCAACACACCTCGTTGGAGCCGCACCAGCATGAGCCGGTCGCCATCTCTCGCCCCGCCAGGCATGTTCGGCCACCATGACGAGCGCGACCGTACACCGTTTTACTATGCAACCCCTCACAGTGAAGCTGTGGGCGAATACGGCTATCAGCGTGGGGGAAGCCGGGGCCCTCCCCAGACAATGTTGCGCACCAACGGCTACGAACctgacgacgatgaggacgaagagATGACAGATGATTTCCAGGACGATGACACCCAAGGAAGCTCGTCGGACCCCTGCGATAGCGAAATGACTCATGACGACTCTCCTGCCAAACAGGTGAGAGTCAGCCAGGGATCGTTTGGTTTTGGAACCGACGGCGAGGGCAATGACATGGATGACGTCGACATTGATGTCtacgaagacgacgaggaagacgagcTTGATGGAGTCGACACCGATCACACTCCCGGCCGTCAAAACCATTACCATAGCAGCCACGCCGCCTGGGGCAACCAAGCCGCTGCCGCGCATGTCACCAGACCGGAAGACATCCCGCGGGCTGGAATTGAGGACCAGATGTCTGATGATGAAAACGTGgacccttcctcctctttttcttccttcgcCTCGGATGTATCTGGATCATTCCACTCTTCCCAATCgagacagcagcaacacgacgaccaacaagaagagataGAAATCCAccaagacgaagacgaagaagaccGGGAAGAACGAAGGAGCAACACCAGCGCGAGAAGCAGTCAGGCGCCGTCCGAGTACAGCAGCAGACCGGGCCCATGGAATATTGTTCCTTCTCCTGCTAGTCCTACCAGGACTATCACAGCTGACACCAAGGCTGTGGCGGCCAGTCAGCAAGAAGCAGGTGTCAAGGCCCACTCCATCAAAAGGGAGAGATCTAGCCTCAATTCTCTGATGGATTTCAGGATTCACGAAGACAGGACGGCTCAGTCATGATGCGGGAGCTGAGGATTGGTTCTGGAAATCTCATCTTTATTATCATAGTACATACGTTTTCTTATGTTTTTTCCTTATCACTACTTGGATCAGTTTAAGGGAGGCGGGGTTTGAGGATAGCGATGATCTAGGTTCTTATTATCACTCTCGGATTTCTCACTCACACATGGCGTTTTGTTTCTTGGATCTCAAGCGATCATCTTTGACTACTATCTCACAAGGGTTGCGGTGGGCGGTTTGTTTTGTCTATGGGGGGTTTGGCAATTGGGAATATCATGTACAGGGAGCGAGTGGAGCGACAAATTCATGTATTAGCGGGTCAAGAAGGTTTGTCTAGCAAGTTTTTTATCTTGCATTTTCATAGCGGCATGGTTACCTACGCAGATATATCTCCTCTCTGTCTCTATGTTTGTGGTCTGTATGTAGTGTATGTTCCCTCGACTTGGTTGGTGTACGAGTGTGGTCCATAGGCCAGTATTCACCTGTGTAAACCTCAGCCTTGATAATTTCAAAACGGCAGAAAGAAGAATAtaacgacaacaacaccaaacacagA from Podospora pseudoanserina strain CBS 124.78 chromosome 2, whole genome shotgun sequence includes the following:
- a CDS encoding hypothetical protein (EggNog:ENOG503NWR8), whose amino-acid sequence is MAFHQPTRQVQQPRIAHAESEDGGSAILSPQARLDTNEPHTWVLFTPGTDAGTTTSYLSSVQDDQITPGRSRTSDLGSLDTAARSDFNSQPSNSVVPSVALVNSIAEDDAELDSLDSHLPDFRTAHSPYHQPDIIHSTHIFPGHDGLGSFRFEVPGNSVQAQERMYAFEQFNPNRVMHRRESFDLARLQLESQEPKEAERNQRIEAWRLEQSQLLLEDIKKETKRRRRQSELSAQRARLEKGVLEDVIARSVADEEAEDINLAGTEWHDQDEASTDTSKGGLWSRLTRKVICDMMGIDDKLLAILFGEVLPDEDDMKTPRGSPKDSAHPAFANKESESRDDSTWQLHMLERIANELGGIVHQMSTHPGAFSTYSRVQQTPLPYAGLPMIPEAPDSIQRMNSSAASMPQFKPTIGQSADAGVAQPLNAIPSTSSDATPDVATSNGQTFTQQEWEQDLDIRLVFRYLRSRFTSSRPSSPPFTSGTSHLATSSTQELAAKAARIRQHHPLVSHAHANSHGHHRPRPAERRSFRSTTPANPVTMRHGPGSCASQSTRRSARRSSMSSRQSSRHFWDIGGSIGTGSIIASAGPIMGSWGEV
- a CDS encoding hypothetical protein (EggNog:ENOG503NY2S); the protein is MAATPFDPSVQGNSFVFDIYTDGQALRAPAPAPATFLPGGPCNYTDPSLPRCGCRRFWSNSALAATGTVEICMCSHHACFHEDAPSGQTQQTQLGPTQILPVAGVVGQENQKPRSHREPLSPVQELVNWPMPTSFGASLDLNLLDFQNTEPNPRIEATTPLSIGHLQPAQDSPMPDTFNHWGEIIETQAENISLRGFPTLPTQCLLTQGPPSTTSSSQARYLRPFAGRGLQTLNVLREDAVCPGPNDDDPTQEHDPLSRREREETPKASSHSQGKTPKPDDNSAYQKLTETVELHEQRIDRLENTSFSVAGHEECYDKHDNVDMRVTELESRVDEVEKMLNDNGSVVGSRRHTRTDAIADDATASVVSIATNTTISASNRVEVYNQIQKLQAQVNQLQAAALPTYAKPWELEVVFMPFPLKGVWVQANEFPAQRRSLGGDGEWTQMQNTLSRATPDPQSPKFAEWPGQSPESNWLLPRAFAAGRIIDQRLKSRGLIKTVLVRGADARSVQLAIHDAFSEVLRVSALVGVRSDYSPNSPLNEFMGLRQAWVPLRKLHKDSKLRFLTPAEMATPALWDFTFLVSSVIMKASGVHRLYITQPEAYLQDHPLGYHAMDAGWTWQRLRELSRFYPDSQSTTGDVPEADAMEECWAWNDRVDEPPSHNASVLSLRHSHLQRLSRRSSTEPSQQFYTGVQSPILTNGPSFIRAGSPLTQRERKGSWPPQFTRAGSVPPPSIPIQSAQSVARRRVSTVAPYERRSSPLVTRPTPRITTVQTSGVSAKKRRLGTRSPSLVPRNTPRWSRTSMSRSPSLAPPGMFGHHDERDRTPFYYATPHSEAVGEYGYQRGGSRGPPQTMLRTNGYEPDDDEDEEMTDDFQDDDTQGSSSDPCDSEMTHDDSPAKQVRVSQGSFGFGTDGEGNDMDDVDIDVYEDDEEDELDGVDTDHTPGRQNHYHSSHAAWGNQAAAAHVTRPEDIPRAGIEDQMSDDENVDPSSSFSSFASDVSGSFHSSQSRQQQHDDQQEEIEIHQDEDEEDREERRSNTSARSSQAPSEYSSRPGPWNIVPSPASPTRTITADTKAVAASQQEAGVKAHSIKRERSSLNSLMDFRIHEDRTAQS